Proteins encoded within one genomic window of Heptranchias perlo isolate sHepPer1 chromosome 35, sHepPer1.hap1, whole genome shotgun sequence:
- the LOC137302001 gene encoding probable G-protein coupled receptor 139, which translates to MSLSFMIKLKILWALYDIQRIYFPILAAFGVPVNVVTIVILSRGKCGLSKCVTRYLVAMAAADLLVVIIDLILRQVPIVYRDQFRFLWYVGVCNIHAVRLYAVTDCSVWFTVTFTFDRFVAIYCQKLKTKYCTEKTAAVVLGTVTVLSGLKNIFWYFLYTWEYWLSNSSWFCRVSNGVSRSLAWAVVELMHYILTPFIPFLLIVLLNVLTVRHILVASRARRRIRGPSSGESSIDPEMENRRKSIVVLFVISGNFILLWVVFMVCSILRRLDYLGYPVPLPTFVREIGFMLQLLSCCTNTFIYAVTQRKFREELKNGVKYPLAMMVKLIR; encoded by the exons ATGTCTCTTAGTTTTATGATCAAGCTCAAGATTCTATGGGCACTTTATGATATACAAAGGATTTACTTCCCCATCCTGGCTGCGTTCGGCGTCCCGG TTAAcgtggtgacgattgtgatcctgtctcggggaaagtgcggtctgtccaaatgtgtcactcgctacctggtggcgatggcagcggcggatctactggtcgttatcatcgatctgatattaaGGCAGGTTCCTATTGTTTATCGGGATCAATTTCGATTTCTGTGGTACGTTggagtgtgtaatatccacgccgtccggCTTTATGCTGTCACAGACTGTTCAGTCTggttcacggtcactttcacctttgatcgatttgtggccatttattgccagaagctgaaaactaaatattgcaccgagaagacggcggctgtggttctcggaacagttACTGTGCTGAGCGGCTTGAAGAACATTTTCTGGTATTTTCTGTATACATGGGAGTATTGGCTTTCTAATAGTTCCTGGTTTTGCCGGGTTTCAAACGGTGTATCTCGATCGCTCGCCTGGGCGGTCGTTGAATTAATGCATTACATTTTAACACCATTTATTCCATTTCTTTTGATTGTACTGCTCAATGTATTaacggtcagacacattttagtggccagcagagctcgCAGGAGAATCCGGGGTCCGAGCAGTGGGGAGAGTTCcattgacccagagatggagaaccgaaggaaatccatcgttgtactgtttgttatatcggggaatttcatcctgttatgggtgGTGTTCATGGTGTGTTCTATATTGAGGCGGTTGGATTATTTGGGCTACCCTGTCCCCCTGCCCACATTTGTACGAGAAATCggcttcatgctccagctcctgagttgctgcacgaacacttttatttatgcagtgacccaaaggaaattcagagaggagttgaagaatggAGTGAAATATCCCCTCGCAATGATGGTCAAATTAATTAGATGA